One segment of Hydrogenothermus marinus DNA contains the following:
- a CDS encoding ferredoxin-thioredoxin reductase catalytic domain-containing protein → MDIKVDEKYVEKMRKFAETFSQKSGTVVNPQKDVSDSVILGLAQHLQELGRPLCPCNFYPNKEEEVQKRRWICACDEMQIFKYCHCLLFTTEEGKPITEYLPEWHEGRQIYGLVKDPTPDKGRALAKFDKIVEYLKEYVAEHNLDIPEEEIIAWAEKVARKK, encoded by the coding sequence ATGGATATTAAGGTAGATGAAAAATATGTAGAAAAAATGAGAAAGTTTGCTGAGACTTTTTCTCAAAAATCTGGAACTGTTGTCAATCCACAAAAAGATGTTTCTGATTCAGTTATTTTAGGTTTAGCTCAGCATCTACAAGAACTTGGAAGACCTTTATGTCCTTGTAATTTTTATCCAAATAAAGAAGAAGAAGTTCAAAAAAGAAGATGGATATGTGCATGTGATGAAATGCAGATATTTAAATACTGTCATTGTCTTTTATTTACAACAGAAGAAGGAAAACCTATAACTGAATATTTACCTGAATGGCATGAAGGAAGGCAGATTTATGGTTTAGTAAAAGACCCAACTCCAGATAAAGGTAGAGCATTAGCTAAATTTGATAAAATTGTTGAATATTTAAAAGAGTATGTAGCAGAACATAATCTTGACATTCCAGAAGAAGAAATTATTGCATGGGCAGAAAAGGTAGCAAGGAAAAAATAA
- a CDS encoding DUF454 family protein, whose product MKIFWGIVFFILGIAGVILPVLPGIPFFIISAFLFGIISEEQLIKGLKKFKIKDQKMAKWINKLINHIIIRYIHKRKFSL is encoded by the coding sequence ATGAAAATTTTTTGGGGAATAGTATTTTTTATATTAGGAATTGCAGGGGTTATTTTACCGGTATTACCCGGTATCCCTTTTTTCATCATATCAGCTTTCTTATTTGGCATAATTTCTGAAGAGCAATTAATAAAAGGTTTAAAAAAATTTAAGATAAAAGATCAAAAAATGGCAAAATGGATAAATAAGCTAATTAATCATATTATCATCAGATATATTCATAAAAGGAAATTTTCTTTATGA
- the thiD gene encoding bifunctional hydroxymethylpyrimidine kinase/phosphomethylpyrimidine kinase, with product MKKALTIAGSDNSGGAGVQADLKVFKDFSVFGLSAITSITVQNSQAVYEVIPVSSKVLYNQIKAIAEDTKIDAVKIGMILTKENVNAIYQAIKDFNLKNIVLDTVIKSSSGKYLLEENAIKDFKTKLLPLVDLITPNKLEAEVLTGIKINNLEDLENACIKLHKIGAKNIYLKGGHFDFKNQVIDIFFNGKKFIHLIYPKVKVKNVHGTGCVLSSAITANLANKKSLEKSIKIARAYIQQKIEDSFKFGKGYFYMKL from the coding sequence ATGAAAAAAGCATTAACTATAGCTGGAAGTGATAATAGTGGTGGTGCAGGCGTACAAGCAGATTTAAAAGTATTTAAAGATTTTTCAGTTTTTGGCCTTTCTGCTATAACATCTATAACGGTTCAAAACTCACAAGCTGTTTATGAAGTTATTCCTGTTAGTTCAAAAGTTTTATATAATCAAATAAAAGCTATAGCAGAAGATACAAAAATAGATGCTGTTAAAATTGGAATGATTTTAACAAAAGAAAATGTAAATGCAATTTATCAAGCTATTAAAGATTTTAATTTAAAAAATATAGTCCTTGATACAGTTATAAAATCATCAAGTGGTAAATATTTACTTGAAGAAAATGCTATTAAAGATTTTAAGACAAAACTTTTACCTTTAGTAGATTTAATAACTCCAAACAAATTAGAAGCAGAAGTTTTAACTGGTATAAAAATAAATAATTTAGAAGATTTAGAAAATGCTTGTATTAAACTTCACAAAATAGGTGCTAAAAATATATATTTAAAAGGTGGCCATTTTGATTTTAAAAATCAGGTAATAGATATATTTTTTAATGGAAAGAAATTTATACATTTAATATACCCAAAAGTTAAAGTAAAAAATGTACATGGAACAGGATGTGTATTATCTTCTGCAATTACTGCTAATTTAGCAAATAAAAAATCATTAGAAAAATCTATAAAAATAGCAAGGGCATATATTCAACAAAAAATAGAAGATAGCTTTAAATTCGGGAAAGGATATTTTTACATGAAATTATAA
- a CDS encoding DEAD/DEAH box helicase, with protein MSKFTDLPISKEVLQSISKMGYEKPTEVQEKTIPIVAEGSDIIAQAQTGTGKTAAFGIPLIDKVNTNEKKIQALILVPTRELAIQVARELKDIGKTKKAFVLAVYGGKSIYHQIKFLKKGNDVIVVGTPGRVKDLIDRGYLKLNNVKHFVLDEADRMLDMGFIEDIEYIMSKLPKEKQILLFSATMPNEIKKLAEEFLSEDYKTVKIAPEKVTVDRIKQIAYRVDNKNKFSTFMDVLQKTMGKKSIVFTQTKLMADEVAEKLQEAGFNASAIHGDFSQAKRERTLKNFRTGKLDILVATDVAARGLDIKGVETVYNYELPQDVESYVHRIGRTGRAGKEGVAISFFTPSEDSQFQRILKITKANIELINLSDKPFNKPQNKRKRRFVRR; from the coding sequence ATGTCAAAATTTACAGATTTACCAATTTCTAAGGAAGTACTCCAATCTATCTCAAAAATGGGATACGAAAAACCAACAGAAGTACAAGAAAAAACAATTCCAATTGTTGCAGAAGGTAGTGATATTATTGCTCAAGCACAAACTGGAACAGGGAAAACAGCCGCATTTGGTATTCCTTTAATAGATAAAGTGAATACAAATGAGAAAAAAATACAAGCTTTAATATTAGTGCCAACAAGAGAGCTTGCTATTCAGGTTGCAAGAGAGTTGAAAGATATTGGAAAAACTAAAAAAGCTTTTGTTCTTGCAGTTTATGGAGGAAAATCTATTTATCATCAGATTAAATTTTTGAAAAAAGGAAATGATGTAATAGTTGTAGGAACGCCAGGAAGAGTTAAGGATTTAATAGACAGAGGATACCTTAAGCTTAATAATGTTAAACATTTTGTTTTAGATGAAGCTGATAGAATGTTAGATATGGGATTTATAGAGGATATTGAGTATATTATGTCAAAACTTCCAAAGGAAAAGCAGATATTACTATTTTCTGCAACTATGCCAAATGAAATAAAAAAACTTGCTGAAGAATTTTTATCAGAAGATTATAAAACAGTAAAAATAGCTCCAGAAAAAGTAACTGTTGATAGAATCAAACAGATAGCATATAGAGTTGATAATAAAAACAAATTCTCAACCTTTATGGATGTTTTACAAAAAACAATGGGTAAAAAATCTATAGTTTTTACTCAAACAAAGCTTATGGCTGATGAAGTAGCTGAAAAACTTCAAGAAGCAGGATTTAATGCATCTGCTATCCATGGAGATTTCTCACAAGCTAAAAGAGAAAGAACCTTAAAAAACTTTAGAACTGGAAAGCTTGATATATTAGTAGCTACAGATGTTGCCGCAAGAGGGCTTGATATTAAAGGTGTTGAAACTGTTTATAATTATGAACTTCCTCAAGATGTTGAAAGTTATGTACATAGAATAGGTAGAACAGGTAGAGCTGGGAAAGAAGGAGTTGCTATATCATTTTTCACACCTTCAGAAGATTCACAGTTTCAAAGAATTTTAAAAATTACTAAAGCAAATATAGAACTTATTAATCTTTCAGATAAACCTTTTAATAAACCACAAAATAAAAGAAAAAGAAGATTTGTAAGAAGATAA
- a CDS encoding DUF2203 domain-containing protein: MKNFTLREANSLLPQIKLLVDEIKEKRKDLYIFLEKYEDELENRQDLLEMMYYKTQIEDLHKEINELIEIIESFGVMVKGIDPFLVDFPSEYQGRKILLCWKEGEEKIEYWHGLYDGFAGRRHVSEMKDKKNNVEI, encoded by the coding sequence ATGAAAAATTTTACATTAAGAGAAGCAAATAGTTTATTGCCTCAAATAAAGCTTTTAGTTGATGAGATAAAAGAAAAAAGAAAAGATTTATATATTTTTTTAGAAAAATATGAAGATGAGCTTGAAAATAGACAAGATTTACTTGAAATGATGTATTATAAAACTCAGATAGAAGATTTACATAAAGAGATAAATGAGCTTATAGAAATAATTGAAAGTTTTGGAGTTATGGTAAAAGGAATTGATCCTTTCTTAGTTGATTTTCCTTCAGAGTACCAAGGAAGAAAAATTTTATTATGTTGGAAAGAGGGCGAAGAAAAAATAGAGTATTGGCATGGTTTATATGATGGTTTTGCAGGTAGAAGACATGTTTCTGAGATGAAAGATAAAAAAAATAATGTTGAAATATAA
- a CDS encoding bifunctional nuclease family protein, with protein sequence MIKVVVRSIGLDSLTGSPILMLADIENENNIYPIWIGVPEAESIILGKSKVETPRPLTYDLMKNIIESLGATVEKVAITDHKNGVYIAEITLKKENGEEIAIDSRPSDAINIALRFDVPIYLNENVVQKIDISQIKEVKPEDLEEEVDKETEGIKTVEDLDKITEPEKDEELEKFRKMLENLRPEDFAKKPKKEDKKEG encoded by the coding sequence ATGATAAAAGTAGTAGTTAGAAGTATAGGTCTTGATAGCTTAACAGGAAGCCCAATATTAATGCTAGCTGATATAGAAAATGAAAATAATATATATCCAATTTGGATTGGTGTTCCAGAGGCAGAAAGTATTATTCTTGGTAAAAGTAAAGTAGAAACTCCAAGACCATTAACTTATGATTTAATGAAAAATATTATTGAGAGCTTAGGAGCAACTGTAGAAAAAGTTGCAATTACTGACCATAAAAATGGTGTATATATTGCTGAAATAACACTAAAAAAAGAAAATGGAGAAGAAATAGCTATAGATTCAAGACCAAGTGATGCTATAAATATAGCTTTAAGATTTGATGTTCCTATATACCTAAATGAAAATGTTGTTCAGAAAATAGATATTAGTCAGATTAAGGAAGTTAAGCCAGAAGATTTAGAAGAAGAGGTTGATAAAGAAACAGAAGGTATAAAAACAGTAGAAGATTTAGATAAAATCACAGAGCCAGAAAAAGATGAAGAATTGGAAAAATTTAGAAAAATGCTTGAAAATTTAAGACCTGAAGATTTTGCAAAAAAACCTAAAAAAGAAGATAAAAAAGAGGGATAA
- a CDS encoding thioredoxin domain-containing protein has product MPNRLINEKSPYLQQHANNPVDWYPWCEEAFEKAKKENKPIFLSIGYSTCHWCHVMEKESFEDPEIAKMMNETFVNIKVDREERPDIDQVYMQVCMLLTGRGGWPLTIIMTPDKKPFFAGTYIPKESRYSIIGMKELIPQIKKIWEENKEALEERSEKILKALQEDLKPTYTDNRISDHLVKTAYKHFEYSFDKRYGGFGEAPKFPSPHNLLFLLRYYFVFKDENALKMVEKTLTEMRKGGIYDNIGYGFHRYSTDKRWLLPHFEKMLYDQAMLLMAYTEGFQATKNENFKETVYQISEYLFRDMESPEGAFSSAEDADSEGEEGKFYTFTYKELKDILKEDFEIFAKISDIKEEGNYLEEATGQPSYRNIIYQSKNWEVLEKETGISKEKLKDIWRKSLKKLFNIREKRVRPLKDTKILTDWNGLIIKALAQAGVVFNNKEFIEKAKKSADFIINNMYKDGILYHRYKDGDIAFEGNLDDYAFLSYGLFELYQATFDKKYLDLSKELTDKLIENFWDKTSGGFFYTSENNKDVIVRNKEAYDGAYPSGNSVAYNMLVNLYKITQDNKYLDYIENTEKAFYNQIKVAPQGFSMFLNGYLNLVYGSEVVIEGNKEEALDTRFYLEKEYIPLKVLDYKPSSNLKIYVCKNFTCKYPVDNKEDALKQLLEG; this is encoded by the coding sequence ATGCCAAATAGATTAATAAATGAGAAAAGTCCTTATTTACAACAACATGCAAATAATCCTGTTGATTGGTATCCTTGGTGTGAAGAAGCTTTTGAAAAAGCAAAAAAAGAAAATAAACCAATATTTTTGTCAATAGGATATTCAACTTGCCATTGGTGTCATGTAATGGAAAAAGAAAGCTTTGAAGACCCTGAAATTGCAAAAATGATGAATGAAACATTTGTAAATATAAAAGTTGATAGAGAAGAAAGGCCAGATATTGATCAAGTTTATATGCAGGTATGTATGCTTTTAACTGGTAGAGGTGGATGGCCTTTAACAATAATTATGACACCTGATAAAAAACCATTTTTTGCAGGAACATATATACCAAAAGAATCAAGATACTCAATAATAGGAATGAAAGAACTTATTCCACAGATAAAAAAAATATGGGAAGAAAACAAAGAAGCTCTTGAAGAAAGATCAGAAAAAATATTAAAAGCTTTACAAGAAGATTTAAAACCTACTTATACAGATAATAGAATTTCAGATCATTTAGTAAAAACTGCTTATAAACATTTTGAATATTCATTTGATAAAAGATATGGAGGATTTGGAGAAGCTCCTAAATTTCCATCACCACACAATCTTTTATTTTTACTTAGATATTATTTTGTTTTTAAAGATGAAAATGCTTTAAAAATGGTAGAAAAAACCTTAACTGAAATGCGAAAAGGCGGTATTTACGATAATATAGGTTATGGCTTTCATAGATATTCAACAGATAAAAGATGGCTTTTACCTCATTTTGAAAAAATGCTTTATGATCAAGCTATGCTTCTAATGGCATATACAGAAGGTTTCCAAGCTACAAAAAATGAAAATTTCAAAGAAACTGTTTATCAGATATCTGAATATCTTTTTAGAGATATGGAAAGTCCAGAAGGTGCTTTTTCTAGTGCAGAAGATGCAGATAGTGAAGGTGAAGAAGGAAAATTTTATACTTTTACATATAAAGAACTGAAAGATATTTTAAAAGAAGATTTTGAAATTTTTGCAAAAATATCAGATATAAAAGAAGAAGGAAATTACCTTGAAGAAGCAACAGGACAACCTTCTTACAGAAATATAATCTATCAATCTAAGAACTGGGAAGTTTTAGAAAAAGAAACAGGTATCTCAAAAGAAAAATTAAAGGATATATGGAGAAAATCATTAAAAAAACTTTTTAATATTAGAGAAAAAAGAGTAAGACCTTTAAAAGACACAAAAATTCTTACAGATTGGAATGGACTTATAATTAAAGCTTTAGCTCAAGCAGGAGTTGTTTTTAACAATAAAGAATTTATAGAGAAAGCTAAAAAATCAGCAGATTTTATTATTAACAATATGTATAAAGATGGTATTTTATATCACAGATATAAAGATGGAGATATTGCATTTGAAGGTAATCTTGATGATTATGCATTTTTATCTTATGGGCTTTTTGAACTTTATCAAGCTACATTTGATAAAAAATATTTAGATCTTTCTAAAGAATTAACAGATAAATTAATAGAAAACTTTTGGGATAAAACATCAGGAGGATTTTTCTATACTTCTGAAAACAATAAAGATGTTATAGTAAGAAATAAAGAAGCTTATGATGGGGCTTATCCATCAGGAAATTCAGTGGCTTATAATATGCTTGTAAATCTTTATAAAATTACTCAAGATAATAAATATTTAGATTATATAGAAAATACAGAAAAAGCTTTTTATAATCAAATAAAGGTTGCTCCTCAAGGATTTAGTATGTTTTTAAATGGCTATTTAAATTTAGTGTATGGTTCAGAAGTTGTTATAGAAGGAAATAAAGAAGAAGCCCTTGATACAAGATTTTATTTAGAAAAAGAATATATTCCTTTAAAAGTATTGGACTATAAACCTTCTTCTAATTTAAAGATATATGTATGTAAAAACTTTACCTGTAAATATCCTGTAGATAATAAGGAAGATGCTTTAAAACAGCTACTGGAGGGATAA
- a CDS encoding MtnX-like HAD-IB family phosphatase, with product MQKVFLSDFDGTITERDVIHSIMENFAPPIWKNILNELMTGKIDIDIGIKKMFNLIPSDKKEEIINWVLENIKIREGFEDFLDFLNENNILFVILSGGIDFYINPLIEPYKDKIYKIYSNKAIFKKDYIDVEFIYKCDGVCKRSCGVCKPYIIKKDFKNYFKFYAGDGITDLTASEYVDFIFATGSLQKYLKNKDFFSFDNFYQIREFINEKFILEKVKGI from the coding sequence ATGCAAAAAGTTTTTCTATCTGATTTTGATGGAACTATTACAGAAAGAGATGTAATCCATTCAATAATGGAAAATTTTGCACCACCTATTTGGAAAAATATATTAAATGAACTTATGACTGGAAAGATTGATATAGATATTGGAATAAAAAAAATGTTTAATCTTATACCTTCAGATAAAAAAGAAGAGATTATAAACTGGGTTTTGGAAAATATAAAAATAAGAGAAGGTTTTGAAGATTTTTTAGATTTTTTAAATGAAAATAATATCCTATTTGTTATTTTAAGTGGTGGAATTGATTTTTATATAAATCCTTTAATAGAGCCATACAAAGACAAAATATATAAAATTTATTCAAATAAAGCTATCTTTAAGAAAGATTATATAGATGTTGAGTTTATATATAAATGTGATGGAGTATGCAAAAGAAGTTGTGGTGTTTGTAAGCCTTATATAATCAAAAAAGATTTTAAAAATTATTTTAAATTTTATGCAGGGGATGGAATTACAGATTTAACAGCATCTGAATATGTAGATTTTATTTTTGCGACAGGTAGTTTACAAAAATATCTAAAAAACAAGGATTTCTTTTCTTTTGATAACTTCTATCAAATTAGAGAATTTATAAATGAAAAATTTATTTTAGAAAAAGTGAAGGGGATTTAA
- a CDS encoding methionine adenosyltransferase, whose product MANISIGSLDFPKVSEQPVEIVERKGTGHPDTICDALGEELSIALSELYIKECGAIMHHNVDKALLIGGIADPQFGGGTIISPIEIYLTGRAINELNGKRLPVEELAIETAHKWLSENIPNLDISNHVIIHPQLKPGSKDLVELFERFQLKGEIPLANDTSFGTGYAPFDDIETIVYELERALNNKEFKKDHPYVGEDIKIMGVRNGENIRITIAMAFVDKYVKDLNDYKEKKEIVENYAYSIAQRLTEKHVDIFLNTADDEENGSVYITVTGTSAEAGDDGEIGRGNRVNGLITPYRPMSLEAAAGKNPVSHIGKIYNTAAMDMAERIVSEVEEVDEAYVYLVSQIGKPITEPQVCDVKLRTNKDIKGIEEKVRKIAQEEIDNLPQTWKKFLNRHFRLY is encoded by the coding sequence TTGGCAAATATTTCTATTGGAAGTTTGGATTTTCCAAAGGTTAGTGAGCAACCTGTTGAAATTGTAGAGAGAAAAGGAACAGGCCATCCTGATACTATATGTGATGCTCTTGGTGAAGAGCTTTCAATAGCACTTTCAGAGCTTTATATAAAAGAGTGTGGAGCTATTATGCACCATAATGTTGACAAGGCTTTACTTATTGGAGGTATAGCTGATCCACAATTTGGTGGTGGAACAATTATTTCTCCAATAGAGATATACCTTACAGGTAGAGCAATAAATGAACTTAACGGAAAGAGACTCCCTGTAGAAGAGCTTGCAATAGAAACAGCTCATAAATGGCTTTCTGAAAACATTCCAAATTTAGATATTTCTAATCATGTAATTATCCATCCACAATTAAAACCAGGTTCTAAAGATTTAGTAGAACTTTTTGAAAGATTCCAATTAAAAGGTGAAATTCCTCTTGCAAATGATACATCTTTTGGAACTGGATATGCTCCTTTTGATGATATTGAAACTATTGTTTATGAACTTGAAAGAGCATTAAACAACAAGGAATTTAAAAAGGATCATCCATATGTTGGTGAAGATATAAAAATAATGGGTGTTAGAAATGGAGAAAATATAAGAATAACAATCGCTATGGCTTTTGTTGATAAATATGTTAAAGATTTAAATGATTACAAAGAAAAAAAAGAAATAGTTGAAAATTATGCATATTCTATAGCTCAAAGATTAACAGAAAAACATGTTGATATATTTTTAAATACTGCAGATGATGAAGAAAATGGCTCTGTTTATATTACAGTTACAGGAACATCTGCAGAAGCAGGAGATGATGGTGAAATAGGAAGAGGAAACAGAGTTAATGGACTTATTACACCATATAGACCTATGAGTCTTGAAGCTGCAGCAGGTAAAAATCCAGTTTCTCATATAGGTAAAATCTATAATACTGCAGCAATGGATATGGCAGAAAGAATAGTTTCTGAAGTTGAAGAAGTTGATGAAGCTTATGTTTATCTTGTAAGTCAGATAGGAAAACCTATTACAGAGCCTCAAGTATGTGATGTAAAGCTTAGAACAAATAAAGATATTAAAGGAATTGAAGAGAAAGTTAGAAAAATAGCCCAAGAAGAGATAGATAATCTTCCTCAAACATGGAAGAAATTCTTAAATAGACATTTCAGACTTTATTAA
- the rpsT gene encoding 30S ribosomal protein S20 — MAHTRNARKRVRQAEKRRLINRYHISRMRTAFKRIREALKEGDIAKAESLLPTAQKIAYRAAAKGAIHKNEAARRVSRYAQKINKAKALAK; from the coding sequence ATGGCTCACACAAGAAATGCAAGAAAAAGAGTTAGACAAGCTGAAAAAAGAAGACTTATAAACAGATACCATATATCAAGAATGAGAACTGCTTTCAAAAGAATAAGAGAAGCATTAAAAGAAGGAGATATAGCAAAAGCTGAAAGTTTACTTCCAACCGCACAAAAAATAGCATATAGAGCTGCAGCGAAAGGAGCTATCCATAAAAATGAAGCTGCAAGAAGAGTTTCAAGATATGCTCAAAAGATAAACAAAGCAAAAGCTTTAGCTAAATAA